The following are encoded in a window of Brevibacillus sp. DP1.3A genomic DNA:
- the arcC gene encoding carbamate kinase gives MEKLVIVAIGGNSLVKDNGRNTIQDQYEAVCETAANIADMVQEGYNVVVTHGNGPQVGFALQRCEIANEVSGMPTIPLVNCVADTQGGIGYQIQQALTNEFAKRGINKKVASVITQVEVSKDDPNFENPTKPVGSFFTLEQAEEMRKEHPDWVFIEDSGRGYRRVVPSPKPIDIVEKDAIKSLIEAGYVVVAVGGGGIPVVKTGENTYDGIDAVIDKDFATSLLAEQIDAQTLIITTGVPQVCINFGKPNQKALERITVEETKQYVREEHFAKGSMLPKIEASLSFLEKNGSSVIITNPESLKDAITNKAGTHIVK, from the coding sequence GTGGAAAAACTCGTTATTGTTGCTATCGGCGGCAACTCATTAGTGAAGGATAATGGTCGTAACACGATTCAAGACCAGTATGAAGCGGTATGTGAAACCGCGGCAAATATAGCAGATATGGTGCAAGAAGGTTACAACGTTGTCGTTACTCATGGCAATGGACCGCAGGTTGGATTTGCTTTGCAAAGATGCGAAATCGCCAATGAAGTGTCCGGAATGCCCACGATCCCGCTGGTCAATTGCGTGGCGGATACACAGGGGGGAATCGGCTACCAAATTCAGCAGGCACTCACTAACGAATTCGCCAAAAGAGGAATCAACAAAAAAGTGGCGAGCGTCATCACACAGGTAGAAGTCAGCAAGGATGATCCGAACTTCGAAAATCCAACGAAGCCAGTCGGCTCCTTCTTCACGCTAGAGCAGGCGGAAGAGATGCGCAAAGAGCATCCGGATTGGGTATTTATCGAGGATTCCGGTCGCGGCTACAGAAGAGTGGTTCCTTCCCCTAAGCCAATCGACATCGTGGAAAAAGACGCAATCAAATCGTTGATCGAAGCGGGATATGTGGTAGTCGCTGTTGGCGGCGGTGGTATTCCGGTTGTGAAAACGGGCGAAAATACGTACGATGGGATTGATGCTGTCATCGACAAAGATTTTGCCACCAGCTTGCTGGCAGAGCAAATCGATGCACAGACATTGATCATTACGACAGGTGTTCCGCAGGTATGCATTAACTTCGGCAAGCCGAATCAAAAGGCGTTGGAGCGCATCACGGTAGAGGAAACGAAGCAATACGTTCGTGAAGAGCACTTCGCAAAAGGCAGCATGCTGCCAAAAATCGAGGCAAGCCTGAGCTTCTTGGAGAAAAACGGGTCAAGCGTGATCATTACGAACCCGGAGAGCTTAAAGGATGCGATTACGAACAAAGCAGGGACACACATCGTAAAATAA
- a CDS encoding nucleoside deaminase, whose translation MDYMKLAVEKTMEGMNNKLGGPFGAAVVKGDEIIAVCSNRMMADMDPSQHAEMVAIREACKTLGTMDLTGCEIYATCEPCPMCVGAIIWSGIKVVHYCSTAEDAHENGFSDKHLRDFFSGKDQSVLNMIKVEKREDCDQLFTHFHRLNKE comes from the coding sequence ATGGATTACATGAAGCTGGCAGTGGAAAAAACGATGGAAGGCATGAACAACAAGCTCGGGGGACCTTTTGGAGCAGCTGTCGTGAAAGGGGACGAAATCATCGCCGTATGCAGCAATCGCATGATGGCAGATATGGACCCGTCCCAGCACGCAGAGATGGTAGCCATTCGCGAAGCGTGCAAGACGCTGGGCACGATGGACCTGACAGGCTGCGAAATTTACGCGACATGCGAGCCTTGCCCGATGTGCGTGGGCGCTATCATCTGGTCCGGCATCAAGGTCGTTCATTACTGCTCGACTGCAGAGGATGCGCATGAGAACGGTTTTTCGGATAAGCATCTTCGCGACTTTTTTTCCGGTAAGGATCAGAGTGTTTTGAACATGATCAAGGTCGAGAAGCGTGAGGACTGCGATCAGTTGTTTACGCACTTTCACAGGCTGAACAAAGAGTAG